Proteins encoded by one window of Salmo trutta chromosome 17, fSalTru1.1, whole genome shotgun sequence:
- the agbl2 gene encoding cytosolic carboxypeptidase 2 isoform X6, which produces MCPALKTDTERPSEDVNERLILHHLQHYGLFTSTENSFQGNLLRQRWRDSHHPGSIHPGTHSSDSNNSNMEDEEQEPGRRAFTLHLGQALRTRQLVIDFDGERPIPRLREPLDLFAIPSTPFQGVRWPIEYEVFKEAIHHIEWDPPDPEPFYQPTGHERTPMPVGEEKGNVVYCVDPGTKTSYFTYSRVGGSRGPIKSSTSCAMHQDKSTLAFESRFESGNLQKAVQVGVHDYELTLRTDMYTTKHTQWFYFRVRNMKAGVTYRFTIVNLMKASSLYCLGMRPLLYSERAAWEKGEGWRRTGSNIRYYRNQHHQAEQDNNTTTNTKSLHSLTWTGQFPYDSDTCYLAHCYPYTYSHLQRYLSRLTSNSATGAYCKLRVLCRSLAGNAVHVLTVTSPGGGWMDRSAKRAVVVTARVHPGETNSSWMMQGFLDFLLGESDDARLLRETFVFKVVPMLNPDGVVVGNYRCSLAGRDLNRNYNTLLRDSFPCVWHTRNMVKRLMAERDVVLYCDFHGHSRKNNVFMYGCTNSDDATQRLHERVFPLMMSKNANDKFSFRSCKFRVHQSKEGTGRVVMWRLGIRNSYTMESTFGGSTLGNRKGTHFTTRDLKSLGYYLCDTLLDYCDPDPTKTSHCLAELRAMLRQEVRERLGREVDSDGSLSVSISDIESSTSGSNSTESDGLPVHLLNRIDEQSQAKKKHLRSGKERNRLRQERMRNVDPKVIHRNIKNIDPVLPTEDMVKLRIQEKTVAVVREKKKREVPFVVTVSRQTGRSWIPHPTTRIGVIGHVTLWQEEESEKNEYLDAVRAAYLRTQPPVTEEPEEERLQYWSPQLQFGSSQAPRPGPQRRHLSFTAIQQRGFSVPVPTSKIRVHTTPIQQQPIPFSPDHRSHAGMKERMPALHTRQVQRNIVVFPSSSGHAVQGGP; this is translated from the exons TCACCTTGCACCTGGGACAGGCCCTCAGGACCAGGCAGCTGGTGATAGATTTTGACGGGGAGCGTCCCATCCCCCGGCTTAGGGAGCCCCTGGACCTGTTTGCCATCCCCTCCACCCCTTTCCAGGGGGTCCGCTGGCCCATTGAGTATGAGGTCTTCAAGGAAGCCATACACCACATAG AGTGGGACCCTCCAGACCCAGAGCCGTTCTACCAGCCCACGGGCCATGAGAGGACCCCCATGCCTGTCGGGGAGGAAAAGGGGAACGTGGTTTACTGCGTTGACCCAG GCACAAAGACCTCCTACTTCACCTACTCTCGTGTGGGAGGAAGCCGGGGGCCCATCAAGAGCTCCACCTCTTGTGCCATGCATCAGGACAAGTCCACCCTGGCCTTTGAATCACGCTTCGAGAGCGGCAACCTGCAGAAGGCAGTTCAAGT CGGTGTCCATGACTATGAGCTCACCCTCCGCACCGACATGTACACCACCAAGCACACACAGTGGTTCTACTTCCGGGTCAGAAACATGAAGGCGGGGGTCACCTATCGCTTCACCATAGTCAACTTGATGAAGGCTAGCAGTCTGTACTGCCTGGGCATGAGGCCTCTGCTCTACTCTGAAAGAGCCGcctgggagaagggagagggctgGCGCCGAACTGGCTCCAACATTAGATACTACCGCAACCAGCACCACCAGGCTGAGCAGGACAACAACACTACCACCAACACAAAGTCCCTCCACTCCCTTACCTGGACCGGCCAGTTCCCCTACGACTCAGACACCTGCTATTTGGCCCACTGTTACCCTTACACCTACTCCCACCTGCAGCGCTACCTCAGCCGCCTCACCTCCAACTCAGCCACCGGCGCCTACTGCAAGCTGCGGGTGCTGTGCCGCAGCCTGGCCGGCAACGCTGTGCACGTGCTGACAGTGACGTCACCAGGAGGGGGGTGGATGGATAGGAGTGCCAAGCGGGCGGTGGTGGTGACAGCCAGGGTGCACCCCGGGGAGACCAACAGCTCCTGGATGATGCAGGGCTTCCTGGACTTCCTGCTGGGAGAGTCAGACGACGCCAGGCTGCTGAGGGAGACTTTTGTGTTTAAG GTGGTGCCCATGCTGAACCCAGACGGGGTGGTTGTGGGAAACTACCGCTGCTCTCTGGCCGGCAGGGACCTGAACAGGAACTACAATACCCTGCTGAGGGACTCCTTCCCCTGTGTCTGGCACACCAGGAACATGGTCAAGAG ACTGATGGCTGAGAGGGACGTGGTGTTGTATTGTGATTTCCACGGTCACAGTCGTAAGAACAACGTCTTCATGTACGGCTGTACCAACAGCGACGACGCCACACAACGGCTCCATGAGAGAGTCTTCCCGCTCATGATGAGCAAGAACGCCAATGACAAG TTCTCGTTCAGGAGCTGTAAGTTCAGGGTTCATCAGAGTAAAGAGGGAACAGGACGTGTCGTCATGTGGAGGCTAGGCATCAGGAACAGCTACACCATGGAGTCCACCTTCGGAGGCTCCACTCTGG GGAACAGGAAGGGGACCCATTTCACCACCAGGGACCTGAAGTCTCTGGGGTACTACTTATGTGACACACTGCTGGACTACTGTGATCCTGACCCAACCAAG accagTCACTGCCTAGCCGAGTTGCGGGCGATGTTAAGGCAGGAGGTCAGAGAGAGGCTGGGCCGGGAGGTTGACTCTGATGGATCTCTCAGCGTCTCCATTTCTGACATTGAGTCCAG TACCAGCGGCTCAAACAGCACAGAGTCTGATGGCCTGCCTGTCCATCTACTGAACCGAATTGATGAG CAGAGCCAAGCGAAGAAGAAGCACCTGAGGAGTGGTAAGGAGAGGAACAGACTGAGACAGGAGAGAATGAGGAACGTCGACCCAAAGGTCATCCACAGGAACATCAAGAACATA GACCCTGTGCTACCCACTGAGGACATGGTGAAGTTGAGGATCCAGGAAAAGACGGTGGCTGTGgtcagagagaagaagaagagagag GTGCCGTTTGTGGTGACAGTGAGCCGTCAGACAGGACGCTCCTGGATCCCCCATCCCACCACTCGCATCGGGGTCATAGGCCATGTGACCCTCTGGCAGGAGGAGGAGTCAGAGAAG AATGAATACCTGGACGCTGTAAGGGCTGCATACCTGCGTACTCAGCCACCTGTCACAG AGGAGCCGGAGGAGGAGCGGCTGCAGTATTGGAGTCCCCAGCTGCAGTTTGGCTCCTCCCAGGCCCCGCGGCCGGGACCTCAGCGTCGCCACTTATCTTTTACAGCCATACAGCAACGCGGCTTCTCTGTGCCTGTGCCCACCTCGAAGATCAGGGTTCACACCACCCCCATTCAGCAGCAACCCATACCCTTCAGCCCCGATCACAGAAGCCACGCTGGGATGAAAG AGAGGATGCCTGCTTTACACACCAGGCAAGTACAGCGAAACATAGTG GTCTTCCCCAGTAGTTCCGGGCATGCAGTGCAGGGTGGTCCCTGA
- the agbl2 gene encoding cytosolic carboxypeptidase 2 isoform X2: MCPALKTDTERPSEDVNERLILHHLQHYGLFTSTENSFQGNLLRQRWRDSHHPGSIHPGTHSSDSNNSNMEDEEQEPGRRAFTLHLGQALRTRQLVIDFDGERPIPRLREPLDLFAIPSTPFQGVRWPIEYEVFKEAIHHIEWDPPDPEPFYQPTGHERTPMPVGEEKGNVVYCVDPGTKTSYFTYSRVGGSRGPIKSSTSCAMHQDKSTLAFESRFESGNLQKAVQVGVHDYELTLRTDMYTTKHTQWFYFRVRNMKAGVTYRFTIVNLMKASSLYCLGMRPLLYSERAAWEKGEGWRRTGSNIRYYRNQHHQAEQDNNTTTNTKSLHSLTWTGQFPYDSDTCYLAHCYPYTYSHLQRYLSRLTSNSATGAYCKLRVLCRSLAGNAVHVLTVTSPGGGWMDRSAKRAVVVTARVHPGETNSSWMMQGFLDFLLGESDDARLLRETFVFKVVPMLNPDGVVVGNYRCSLAGRDLNRNYNTLLRDSFPCVWHTRNMVKRLMAERDVVLYCDFHGHSRKNNVFMYGCTNSDDATQRLHERVFPLMMSKNANDKFSFRSCKFRVHQSKEGTGRVVMWRLGIRNSYTMESTFGGSTLGNRKGTHFTTRDLKSLGYYLCDTLLDYCDPDPTKTSHCLAELRAMLRQEVRERLGREVDSDGSLSVSISDIESSTSGSNSTESDGLPVHLLNRIDESQAKKKHLRSGKERNRLRQERMRNVDPKVIHRNIKNIDPVLPTEDMVKLRIQEKTVAVVREKKKREVPFVVTVSRQTGRSWIPHPTTRIGVIGHVTLWQEEESEKNEYLDAVRAAYLRTQPPVTEEPEEERLQYWSPQLQFGSSQAPRPGPQRRHLSFTAIQQRGFSVPVPTSKIRVHTTPIQQQPIPFSPDHRSHAGMKERMPALHTRSSPVVPGMQCRVVPEFIPPQGLEPCRSSNVYPAKSHHQWPRPEKQGHAARVSIRYYMPEAPTSNTDALEPLRRSPERDCTAGVSDAMPVGEQDQSGPQAAFEKPPSKPGTDGNSFLPDLRHIDFIGKSHGRLWGDQAGAGVQRQGPSKREPLMGGEGRRVCGGDAAARRVKSNHRLAQQTLQEEDKQEMGILPQMSSTTLTKIDHPPPQLDSLRRLQKLSLAKTSRFHSSGKGEEAGTGMDLEKRMVARPSGSAPPRSTAPLS, from the exons TCACCTTGCACCTGGGACAGGCCCTCAGGACCAGGCAGCTGGTGATAGATTTTGACGGGGAGCGTCCCATCCCCCGGCTTAGGGAGCCCCTGGACCTGTTTGCCATCCCCTCCACCCCTTTCCAGGGGGTCCGCTGGCCCATTGAGTATGAGGTCTTCAAGGAAGCCATACACCACATAG AGTGGGACCCTCCAGACCCAGAGCCGTTCTACCAGCCCACGGGCCATGAGAGGACCCCCATGCCTGTCGGGGAGGAAAAGGGGAACGTGGTTTACTGCGTTGACCCAG GCACAAAGACCTCCTACTTCACCTACTCTCGTGTGGGAGGAAGCCGGGGGCCCATCAAGAGCTCCACCTCTTGTGCCATGCATCAGGACAAGTCCACCCTGGCCTTTGAATCACGCTTCGAGAGCGGCAACCTGCAGAAGGCAGTTCAAGT CGGTGTCCATGACTATGAGCTCACCCTCCGCACCGACATGTACACCACCAAGCACACACAGTGGTTCTACTTCCGGGTCAGAAACATGAAGGCGGGGGTCACCTATCGCTTCACCATAGTCAACTTGATGAAGGCTAGCAGTCTGTACTGCCTGGGCATGAGGCCTCTGCTCTACTCTGAAAGAGCCGcctgggagaagggagagggctgGCGCCGAACTGGCTCCAACATTAGATACTACCGCAACCAGCACCACCAGGCTGAGCAGGACAACAACACTACCACCAACACAAAGTCCCTCCACTCCCTTACCTGGACCGGCCAGTTCCCCTACGACTCAGACACCTGCTATTTGGCCCACTGTTACCCTTACACCTACTCCCACCTGCAGCGCTACCTCAGCCGCCTCACCTCCAACTCAGCCACCGGCGCCTACTGCAAGCTGCGGGTGCTGTGCCGCAGCCTGGCCGGCAACGCTGTGCACGTGCTGACAGTGACGTCACCAGGAGGGGGGTGGATGGATAGGAGTGCCAAGCGGGCGGTGGTGGTGACAGCCAGGGTGCACCCCGGGGAGACCAACAGCTCCTGGATGATGCAGGGCTTCCTGGACTTCCTGCTGGGAGAGTCAGACGACGCCAGGCTGCTGAGGGAGACTTTTGTGTTTAAG GTGGTGCCCATGCTGAACCCAGACGGGGTGGTTGTGGGAAACTACCGCTGCTCTCTGGCCGGCAGGGACCTGAACAGGAACTACAATACCCTGCTGAGGGACTCCTTCCCCTGTGTCTGGCACACCAGGAACATGGTCAAGAG ACTGATGGCTGAGAGGGACGTGGTGTTGTATTGTGATTTCCACGGTCACAGTCGTAAGAACAACGTCTTCATGTACGGCTGTACCAACAGCGACGACGCCACACAACGGCTCCATGAGAGAGTCTTCCCGCTCATGATGAGCAAGAACGCCAATGACAAG TTCTCGTTCAGGAGCTGTAAGTTCAGGGTTCATCAGAGTAAAGAGGGAACAGGACGTGTCGTCATGTGGAGGCTAGGCATCAGGAACAGCTACACCATGGAGTCCACCTTCGGAGGCTCCACTCTGG GGAACAGGAAGGGGACCCATTTCACCACCAGGGACCTGAAGTCTCTGGGGTACTACTTATGTGACACACTGCTGGACTACTGTGATCCTGACCCAACCAAG accagTCACTGCCTAGCCGAGTTGCGGGCGATGTTAAGGCAGGAGGTCAGAGAGAGGCTGGGCCGGGAGGTTGACTCTGATGGATCTCTCAGCGTCTCCATTTCTGACATTGAGTCCAG TACCAGCGGCTCAAACAGCACAGAGTCTGATGGCCTGCCTGTCCATCTACTGAACCGAATTGATGAG AGCCAAGCGAAGAAGAAGCACCTGAGGAGTGGTAAGGAGAGGAACAGACTGAGACAGGAGAGAATGAGGAACGTCGACCCAAAGGTCATCCACAGGAACATCAAGAACATA GACCCTGTGCTACCCACTGAGGACATGGTGAAGTTGAGGATCCAGGAAAAGACGGTGGCTGTGgtcagagagaagaagaagagagag GTGCCGTTTGTGGTGACAGTGAGCCGTCAGACAGGACGCTCCTGGATCCCCCATCCCACCACTCGCATCGGGGTCATAGGCCATGTGACCCTCTGGCAGGAGGAGGAGTCAGAGAAG AATGAATACCTGGACGCTGTAAGGGCTGCATACCTGCGTACTCAGCCACCTGTCACAG AGGAGCCGGAGGAGGAGCGGCTGCAGTATTGGAGTCCCCAGCTGCAGTTTGGCTCCTCCCAGGCCCCGCGGCCGGGACCTCAGCGTCGCCACTTATCTTTTACAGCCATACAGCAACGCGGCTTCTCTGTGCCTGTGCCCACCTCGAAGATCAGGGTTCACACCACCCCCATTCAGCAGCAACCCATACCCTTCAGCCCCGATCACAGAAGCCACGCTGGGATGAAAG AGAGGATGCCTGCTTTACACACCAG GTCTTCCCCAGTAGTTCCGGGCATGCAGTGCAGGGTGGTCCCTGAGTTCATCCCGCCACAAGGCCTGGAGCCCTGCCGCTCTTCCAACGTCTACCCAGCCAAGTCCCACCACCAGTGGCCACGCCCAGAGAAACAAGGCCATGCAGCCCGGGTCTCCATACGCTATTACATGCCAGAGGCTCCGACCTCTAACACAGACGCCCTGGAGCCCCTACGGAGGAGCCCAGAAAGAGACTGCACAGCAGGTGTATCAGACGCTATGCCTGTGGGTGAGCAGGACCAGAGTGGACCTCAAGCAGCCTTTGAGAAGCCACCGAGTAAACCTGGGACAGACGGTAACTCCTTCCTGCCAGACCTGAGGCACATAGACTTCATAGGGAAAAG CCATGGCCGTCTATGGGGGGACCAGGCAGGGGCTGGAGTACAGAGGCAGGGCCCCTCAAAGAGAGAGCCGCTTATGGGGGGAGAAGGCAGGCGTGTGTGTGGAGGAGATGCAGCAGCAAGGCGGGTGAAAAGCAACCACAG GTTGGCCCAACAGACATTGCAAGAGGAGGATAAACAGGAAATGGGCATTTTACCCCAGATGTCCTCGACCACCCTCACCAAGATCGATCATCCGCCCCCACAGCTAGACAGTCTACGTAGGCTCCAGAAACTCAGCCTGGCCAAGACCTCCAGGTTCCACTCCAGTGGGAAAGGGGAGGAAGCAGGGACAGGGATGGATCTGGAGAAGAGGATGGTTGCCAGACCGTCAGGGTCTGCCCCTCCTCGCAGTACAGCACCTTTGAGCTGA
- the agbl2 gene encoding cytosolic carboxypeptidase 2 isoform X5: MPVGEEKGNVVYCVDPGTKTSYFTYSRVGGSRGPIKSSTSCAMHQDKSTLAFESRFESGNLQKAVQVGVHDYELTLRTDMYTTKHTQWFYFRVRNMKAGVTYRFTIVNLMKASSLYCLGMRPLLYSERAAWEKGEGWRRTGSNIRYYRNQHHQAEQDNNTTTNTKSLHSLTWTGQFPYDSDTCYLAHCYPYTYSHLQRYLSRLTSNSATGAYCKLRVLCRSLAGNAVHVLTVTSPGGGWMDRSAKRAVVVTARVHPGETNSSWMMQGFLDFLLGESDDARLLRETFVFKVVPMLNPDGVVVGNYRCSLAGRDLNRNYNTLLRDSFPCVWHTRNMVKRLMAERDVVLYCDFHGHSRKNNVFMYGCTNSDDATQRLHERVFPLMMSKNANDKFSFRSCKFRVHQSKEGTGRVVMWRLGIRNSYTMESTFGGSTLGNRKGTHFTTRDLKSLGYYLCDTLLDYCDPDPTKTSHCLAELRAMLRQEVRERLGREVDSDGSLSVSISDIESSTSGSNSTESDGLPVHLLNRIDEQSQAKKKHLRSGKERNRLRQERMRNVDPKVIHRNIKNIDPVLPTEDMVKLRIQEKTVAVVREKKKREVPFVVTVSRQTGRSWIPHPTTRIGVIGHVTLWQEEESEKNEYLDAVRAAYLRTQPPVTEEPEEERLQYWSPQLQFGSSQAPRPGPQRRHLSFTAIQQRGFSVPVPTSKIRVHTTPIQQQPIPFSPDHRSHAGMKERMPALHTRSSPVVPGMQCRVVPEFIPPQGLEPCRSSNVYPAKSHHQWPRPEKQGHAARVSIRYYMPEAPTSNTDALEPLRRSPERDCTAGVSDAMPVGEQDQSGPQAAFEKPPSKPGTDGNSFLPDLRHIDFIGKSHGRLWGDQAGAGVQRQGPSKREPLMGGEGRRVCGGDAAARRVKSNHRLAQQTLQEEDKQEMGILPQMSSTTLTKIDHPPPQLDSLRRLQKLSLAKTSRFHSSGKGEEAGTGMDLEKRMVARPSGSAPPRSTAPLS; this comes from the exons ATGCCTGTCGGGGAGGAAAAGGGGAACGTGGTTTACTGCGTTGACCCAG GCACAAAGACCTCCTACTTCACCTACTCTCGTGTGGGAGGAAGCCGGGGGCCCATCAAGAGCTCCACCTCTTGTGCCATGCATCAGGACAAGTCCACCCTGGCCTTTGAATCACGCTTCGAGAGCGGCAACCTGCAGAAGGCAGTTCAAGT CGGTGTCCATGACTATGAGCTCACCCTCCGCACCGACATGTACACCACCAAGCACACACAGTGGTTCTACTTCCGGGTCAGAAACATGAAGGCGGGGGTCACCTATCGCTTCACCATAGTCAACTTGATGAAGGCTAGCAGTCTGTACTGCCTGGGCATGAGGCCTCTGCTCTACTCTGAAAGAGCCGcctgggagaagggagagggctgGCGCCGAACTGGCTCCAACATTAGATACTACCGCAACCAGCACCACCAGGCTGAGCAGGACAACAACACTACCACCAACACAAAGTCCCTCCACTCCCTTACCTGGACCGGCCAGTTCCCCTACGACTCAGACACCTGCTATTTGGCCCACTGTTACCCTTACACCTACTCCCACCTGCAGCGCTACCTCAGCCGCCTCACCTCCAACTCAGCCACCGGCGCCTACTGCAAGCTGCGGGTGCTGTGCCGCAGCCTGGCCGGCAACGCTGTGCACGTGCTGACAGTGACGTCACCAGGAGGGGGGTGGATGGATAGGAGTGCCAAGCGGGCGGTGGTGGTGACAGCCAGGGTGCACCCCGGGGAGACCAACAGCTCCTGGATGATGCAGGGCTTCCTGGACTTCCTGCTGGGAGAGTCAGACGACGCCAGGCTGCTGAGGGAGACTTTTGTGTTTAAG GTGGTGCCCATGCTGAACCCAGACGGGGTGGTTGTGGGAAACTACCGCTGCTCTCTGGCCGGCAGGGACCTGAACAGGAACTACAATACCCTGCTGAGGGACTCCTTCCCCTGTGTCTGGCACACCAGGAACATGGTCAAGAG ACTGATGGCTGAGAGGGACGTGGTGTTGTATTGTGATTTCCACGGTCACAGTCGTAAGAACAACGTCTTCATGTACGGCTGTACCAACAGCGACGACGCCACACAACGGCTCCATGAGAGAGTCTTCCCGCTCATGATGAGCAAGAACGCCAATGACAAG TTCTCGTTCAGGAGCTGTAAGTTCAGGGTTCATCAGAGTAAAGAGGGAACAGGACGTGTCGTCATGTGGAGGCTAGGCATCAGGAACAGCTACACCATGGAGTCCACCTTCGGAGGCTCCACTCTGG GGAACAGGAAGGGGACCCATTTCACCACCAGGGACCTGAAGTCTCTGGGGTACTACTTATGTGACACACTGCTGGACTACTGTGATCCTGACCCAACCAAG accagTCACTGCCTAGCCGAGTTGCGGGCGATGTTAAGGCAGGAGGTCAGAGAGAGGCTGGGCCGGGAGGTTGACTCTGATGGATCTCTCAGCGTCTCCATTTCTGACATTGAGTCCAG TACCAGCGGCTCAAACAGCACAGAGTCTGATGGCCTGCCTGTCCATCTACTGAACCGAATTGATGAG CAGAGCCAAGCGAAGAAGAAGCACCTGAGGAGTGGTAAGGAGAGGAACAGACTGAGACAGGAGAGAATGAGGAACGTCGACCCAAAGGTCATCCACAGGAACATCAAGAACATA GACCCTGTGCTACCCACTGAGGACATGGTGAAGTTGAGGATCCAGGAAAAGACGGTGGCTGTGgtcagagagaagaagaagagagag GTGCCGTTTGTGGTGACAGTGAGCCGTCAGACAGGACGCTCCTGGATCCCCCATCCCACCACTCGCATCGGGGTCATAGGCCATGTGACCCTCTGGCAGGAGGAGGAGTCAGAGAAG AATGAATACCTGGACGCTGTAAGGGCTGCATACCTGCGTACTCAGCCACCTGTCACAG AGGAGCCGGAGGAGGAGCGGCTGCAGTATTGGAGTCCCCAGCTGCAGTTTGGCTCCTCCCAGGCCCCGCGGCCGGGACCTCAGCGTCGCCACTTATCTTTTACAGCCATACAGCAACGCGGCTTCTCTGTGCCTGTGCCCACCTCGAAGATCAGGGTTCACACCACCCCCATTCAGCAGCAACCCATACCCTTCAGCCCCGATCACAGAAGCCACGCTGGGATGAAAG AGAGGATGCCTGCTTTACACACCAG GTCTTCCCCAGTAGTTCCGGGCATGCAGTGCAGGGTGGTCCCTGAGTTCATCCCGCCACAAGGCCTGGAGCCCTGCCGCTCTTCCAACGTCTACCCAGCCAAGTCCCACCACCAGTGGCCACGCCCAGAGAAACAAGGCCATGCAGCCCGGGTCTCCATACGCTATTACATGCCAGAGGCTCCGACCTCTAACACAGACGCCCTGGAGCCCCTACGGAGGAGCCCAGAAAGAGACTGCACAGCAGGTGTATCAGACGCTATGCCTGTGGGTGAGCAGGACCAGAGTGGACCTCAAGCAGCCTTTGAGAAGCCACCGAGTAAACCTGGGACAGACGGTAACTCCTTCCTGCCAGACCTGAGGCACATAGACTTCATAGGGAAAAG CCATGGCCGTCTATGGGGGGACCAGGCAGGGGCTGGAGTACAGAGGCAGGGCCCCTCAAAGAGAGAGCCGCTTATGGGGGGAGAAGGCAGGCGTGTGTGTGGAGGAGATGCAGCAGCAAGGCGGGTGAAAAGCAACCACAG GTTGGCCCAACAGACATTGCAAGAGGAGGATAAACAGGAAATGGGCATTTTACCCCAGATGTCCTCGACCACCCTCACCAAGATCGATCATCCGCCCCCACAGCTAGACAGTCTACGTAGGCTCCAGAAACTCAGCCTGGCCAAGACCTCCAGGTTCCACTCCAGTGGGAAAGGGGAGGAAGCAGGGACAGGGATGGATCTGGAGAAGAGGATGGTTGCCAGACCGTCAGGGTCTGCCCCTCCTCGCAGTACAGCACCTTTGAGCTGA